The Gemmatimonadota bacterium region GCGCGTACGCGTTCCCGATGAACATCCTGCCCGACAGGAGCGTGCTGGCGGTCGTGTCGCGGGGTCCGAGTGAGCTGCCCTCCGGCATCTTCCGCCCGGATCAGGGAGCCGCCGTCTATGGGCCCACGGGCACCACCACGCTGCTGGGATGGGGTCGCGGGATCGAGCAGGAGATGCTGGGTGAGGGAGCGCGAGTCATGCCCATCGTGGCACCTTTCGCGCGCTACGGACACCTGACGGCGGGCGGCAGCGCGCCGTACCGGTATGCGGTGGCGGACAACGGCACCTACGAGATCCGGATCTTCGACGGAAGCGGCGCAGTGCGTCAGATCGTGCGGCGCATCGTGGAGCCGGTGCCGGTCCAGACCGGATGGGTCGAGGCGTGGAAGGAGGAGCAACGCCAGGCCTCCTGGACCCAACGCAGGCTACCGGACCTGGAGCGGGGGTGGAGCTCGATGACCGTGAACGAGACACTCCCGGCTTTCGAGCGCTTCCTCGTCGATCAACAGGACCACCTGTGGGTGGAGCAGGTTCGTCCCACCTCGGTGGGGCCCACCCGGTATGACGTGTTCGCGCCGGAGGGTAGGTACCTGGGATCCGTGACGCTGCCCGACGGCTATCGCCCGATCCCGGAGCCCGTCATCACGCGGGACCGCTTCGTCGGCGTATGGGCCGACGCGATGGACGTCGAGACCGTCCGGGTATACGCGCTGCGAACGCCGGTGGGCTGAGCGCCGGGGAGGGCGGCGCCAGGGCTGCCACTGGACCCAAGGCACGGCTTGCTCTAGCCTCCACCCTCCCCCCTTTCACCACCGACCGACATCTCCATGAGCGACACCCGACTGACCTCGAAGGAGCGCGCACGGTTGCGTGCGCAGGCCCACGACCTGGAGCCGGTGCAGCACGTCGGGGCGGGCGGGCTGACCCCCGCCGTGCTGCGCAGCCTCCGGGAGGCCTTCCACACGCGGGAGCTGCTCAAGCTCAAGGTCCTCGAGAGCGCCCCGGCCTCGGCCTGGGACACCGCCGACGCGATCGTGGCCGAGATCGACGGCGCCCAGGTGGTCCAGACGATCGGACGCACGGTGGTGCTGTACCGCCCCCTCCCGGACGACCCCGAGGAAGCGGCGCGGTAGGGCCGCTCGCCCGGGCGGCTCTCGAGCCTTATTCTGCCGGGGCGTTCCCACGATTCCACCCGGTGGCATGGCCGCTTCGTCTCCCCCGCCCGAAGAGATCACGCGCCTCCTGGAGTCCGCCTCATCGGGCGACGGTGAGGCGTTCGACCGCGTCTTCCGCGTCGTCTACGACGAGTTGCGGGGCCTCGCCCGTCTCGTGCGTCGAGGTCGCGCCTCCGAGACCCTCAACACCACGGCGCTCGTCCACGAGGCCTATCTGCGGCTCCTGCCGTCGCAGGGGCTCGCCTGGCAGGGCCGATCCCACTTCATGGGCGTGGCCGCCCGTGCCATGCGCCAGGTGCTGGTGCGTGCAGCCGAACGGCGCAGCGCCATCAAGCGCGGCGGTGGCGACGAACCGGTCTCGCTGGTCGAGTCGCAGCATCAGCGCCTCGGAGGCGACGTGGGTCAGGTGGAGCCGGAGCGCATCCTCGTGCTGGATGCGGCCCTCTCCCGCCTGGAGGCGCTGAGCCCTCGTCAGGCACGGGTGGTCGAATGCCGCTTCTTCGCCGGTCTCAGCGTGGAGGAGACGGCACAGGCCCTGTCCGTCTCCGAACCGACGGTCAAGCGGGACTGGAGCGCAGCGCGTGCCTGGTTGGCACGGGAGATGGCGCATGGCTGATCCGCACCCGGATCGGATCCGCTAGGGAACAGGGATCCCGACGGCGTTCCACCCGAGCCCGGCCCACGATGGATGCTGCCCGCTGGCAACAGATCCAGGATGTGTTCCTGGACGCGCTCGAGCTGAGTCCTGCCGAGCGTGCGCCCTTCCTGGATGGGGCGTGCGGCGCCGACGCGGAGCTCCGTCGCGAAGTGGAGAGCCTGCTCGACGCCGGAGCCACGGCCGACCCGCTGCTCGACGCCACACTGGACGATCTCGTCCTGCTCGTCGAGGAGGATCCGGCCCGGGGGCCTTCTGCTCCGGAGCGAGCCGGTCCGTACGCCGTGCTCGAGGAGCTGGGCCGCGGCGGGATGGGCATCGTGTACCGCGCCCGGCGCGCCGACGGGCAGTACGAGCGCGAGGTGGCGCTGAAGATCGTACACGTCGCCGGGGACTCTGTGGAGGTGGCACGCCGCTTCCGGCAGGAGCGGCAGATCCTGGCGTCCCTGGAGCACCCGAGCATCGCCCGTCTGTACGACGCCGGTGCCACTGCGGATGGTCGGCCCTTCCTGGCGATGGAGCTGGTGCGCGGCGAACCGATCCATCACCACGCGGACCGACTGCGCATGTCGGTCGACGCACGCCTTCGCCTCTTCGAGCAGGTGGTGGCAGCCGTCGACTTCGCGCATCGCAAGCTCGTCATCCACCGTGACCTCAAGCCCTCCAACGTGCTCGTGAGCGAACAGGGCGAAGTCAAGCTCCTGGACTTCGGCATCGCGAAGCTGTTGGAGGCCGACTCCACCGAGACGACGCGGGACGAGCCCGTGACCCGGGCGGATCAACGACTCCTCACCCCGGAGTACGCCTCACCCGAGCAACAACGTGGCGAGCCTCTGTCCACGGCCTCCGATGTCTATTCGCTGGGGATCATGCTGCACCAGCTGCTCGTGGGTACGCGCCCGACCGGGCCCGGACTCCCCGCGCCGTCCACCGTGCAGGACACGGCGTCGGCGGCCGACGTCCGGGGGACCACCGCGGCCCGCCTGCGTCGTCAACTCAAGGGGGAGCTGGACACCATCGTGCTCAAGGCGCTCCGCCCCGAGCCCGACGCGCGCTACCCGTCCGCCGCGGCGCTCCTGGACGACCTCGTACGGTACCGTACCGGGCTGCCCCTCTCCGCCCGTCCCCCTTCCTGGGCCTATCGAGCACGGAAGTTCGTCGGGCGCAATCGACTCGCGGTCGCCGCCGCGACGGCGGCGACGCTGGGCCTGTTGGGCGGGCTGACCGCCGCGGTGCATCAGGCTCGGATCGCGCGTCAGGAGCGCGATCTCGCGCAGTCCGTGAGCGGGTTCCTGGTGAACCTCTTCAGCTCGGCCAATCCGCTCCAGGCGTCTCCCGAGCGGCTGGATACGCTGCGCATCAACGCCTTCCTGGCGCGAGCCGTCGACCGGCTCGACACCGACCTGGGCAGCCAGCCCGAGCTCCGGGCCCGCATGCAGCTGCTACTGGGTTCGGTGCACGAAGGCCTCGGGCTCTACGAGCCCGCGCAGAGCCTGCTCACTGCGGCACTCGAGGGCTATCGGACTCTGGAGGGGGACGACGGCGCAGAGGTGGCGGCCGCCCTTGGGGAGTTGGGGAAGGCGCTTCATTCCGCGGGGAGGTTCGGCGAGGCGGAGCAGCGGTATCGGGAAGCGCTGGAACGCACTCGGGAGCGCCTGGGCGAGCGGTCGCCGGAGCTCGCCCGGTTGCGGACGCAGTATGCCGGCCTCCTGCTGTCCCAGGACCGGCTGCCGCAGGCGGAATCCGTGCTGGTCTCCGCGTTGGACGTGCGGCGCGACCTTCTCGCGGAGCGGTCCATCCCCATGGCGAGCGACCTCAATCTCCTCGCCGCTCTCCAGTACCGACAGGGGCGCGTGGAGGAGTCGGTCGGCACGATGGTCCAGGCGCACGACATGATGCGCGATCTGGTCGGCGCAAACCACGCCACCACCGCCGTCTTCGCGCAGAACCTCGGTCTGGTGCTGTACCGGTTGGAACGCAATGAGGAGGCGGAGCCGCTGCTGCGCGAGGCGATCACGGGCATGCGCGCGGCACTCGGTCCGGACCATCCCAACGTCGGGCCCGCCCTGAAGACACTGGCGAACGTCGTCAACGCCCTGGGTCGCTGGGACGAAGCCGATTCACTGTTCGTCGAGGCACTCGCCTTCTCCCGGAGGGTCATGGGGCCGGTCCACCCGGACGTCTCCACCACGCTCCACGACCATGGCGGCAACCTCATGCAGCGGGGTGAGCTGGAACGCGCCCTGCCACTCCTGGAGGAGGCGGTCCGCGTCGAAGCCGACCTCGGGGATGTCGGTGCGGGCCTCGGCATCACGATGGGCACGCTCGCCGAAGCCCGGCGCCGCACGGGGGATGCGCAGGCCGTGGCCACCTACCTCGAGGCCCTCGAGATCCTGGAGGGCGCGTTCCCGCCCGGTCACCCGCGCATCCTGGTGGCCCGCAACGGATGGGCGCTCGCGGTCGCCGACGCGGGACGCCGGGAGGAGGCGGAGACGGTTCTGCTCGACAACTACGACGGGGCGGTGCAGATCCCGGACGGAGGGCAGGCCGCCCGCCTGACGGCGCGCGCGCTCGCCGACTTCTACGAGAGCGTGGGCGACACGGAGGAAGCGGAGCGCTGGAGCGCGCTGGCCGAGCTACCGGACGCCTGATCTCGACCCGACCCGGCGACGACCCCCTTCGACCTGGCTTCGGCAGGAGCGCTCAGCGCGCCTCCACCACGAACCCCTGCCACGGCGTCTCCTGGACCACCCGCCCCTCCGCGTCCAGCGCCTGCACGCGCCACTCCAGGGTCTGCCCGGTGTGCGCGTCCAGGAGGAAGGGCGGTGCGGCGTACGACGCCACTCCGGCCTGGACCACCGCCGCCAGCGCCTCCTCGCCGCGCATGTCCCGCACCTCGAGGCGGTAGAGCAGTGCCGAGGCCACCGGACTCCACGCGAGCACGAGCGGCGGACCGGCCGCCACGCGTGCGTCCGCGGTGGGCGTGAGCAGGCGCAGCCGCGTGCCTGCCACCACGTGCGCACCTGCGTCCCCCACGAAGTAGCGCAGCACCGGCAGCGGGAAGCCTGCGACCGCGCCGGTGGGCAGCACTCCCGCGCCGGCGCCGACCGCGGCCAGGTCGATGTCCCCTTCCTTGTCGTCGGAGGCTTCGATGCGCAGGAGCACCTGGTGGAGCCCGGAGATCGCCACCGGAAGCCGCCGCGGATCCGGTCCGGCGATCACGACCTCACCCGTCGGCGGCAGGAAGAGGTTGAAGCGCTCCAGCTCCGTGTAGCGCCGCTGCGTGCCGCGCAGCTCCGCGGGCAGGGTGGCCTCGGTGAGCAGGTCCTCCGCCGTCGGCGGCTCCTCGCCGGGCAGCACCACCTCCCAGCGACCCACCAGCCGCCCGGTTCCCGTGTAGGCGATCCGCGCCTCCACGGGCGGGGGCGCGTCACCGGTGCGCACCGCCAGGACGGGCTCGTCGCCCGCGAACGCGAGCTGGACGTCCAGCAGCGCCAACGGCGTGCGCGCGCCACCGGCCGTGAGACGGCAAGTCACCGCCACGTACTGGTCGGGCCCCAGGCCCGTGGGATCGACGAACCGACGGACATAGAAGAAGCGGGAGTCCGCTCCGGCCTCCGCCGCCTGGTAGGCCCGTCGCGCCACCGACGGCGGGATGGACATCACGTCGCTGAAGCCGTCCTGGCCGCTGAGGCGGCTGCGGTCGAACCGCACCGGGAGTGCTCCGAACACGGTGGCGGGATCGCATTTCTCCCCCACGTCCGGGGAAGCCGGGATCAGCTCCCCACACCACAGCGCCTCCACCGGCACGTAACCGTCGAGGTTGCCGAAGGTGATGAACACCGTCGTGGCGCCGGCGGCGTTGACGTTCACACCGGTCGGGAACCGCGCGATCTGCGCGTCGAGCCCACCGGCGTGCACCCCAGCGAGGAGTGCCGTGCCGAAGGCGACGCGCCGGACGAGAGCGAGGGACGCACGCATGGGGCTCGGATCTCCTAGAAGAACGTGAAGTTCAGGCCCAGGTCGAGCCACCACGCGGTGCGCCGATCTGCCTGGTCGAACGTGGCGTTGAACGTCTCCACATCGCTGCGCGTGTAGCGCAGGAAGTACTGTCCTTGCACGCGGTCGAGCCACGGCAGCACGGAGGACCACTGCGCGTCCACCTGGTTGTTGTAGCGCCGCCGGGTCCGCAGCAGGTCCTCACTCGAGGTGTCGGAGAAGCGCACGCTCACCTGGCTGCGGTCGAAGACCTGCCACTGCAGCTGGGCGCCCCACCGGGTGGTCTCGTCGGTCTCGTCCCGCTCCAGGTTCTCGGAAGTCTCCAGACCCACATCGATGGCCAGGCTCAACGTCCGCCAAGGCGCGACGCGCACCGTGCCCGTCGTGCGCGTCACCGTGAGGTCCGCGTTTTCGCGGCCCTCCTGGCGGTTGTCCTGCTCCGAGCGATTCCACTGCGCGCCGAGGCTGATCCGGGCGAAGCGCCAGTCGGCGCCCGCGGTGCGGTTGAGGCTCACCTGGTGGGGTACGTGGGAGGGGCTGAAGCCACCATCGGTGGGGACGTCGCGTCCCCGCTGGTGCGTGCGATCCTGCCGGTACTGGAGGGACGGCAGCCACGCCGTGGTCACGCCCACCACGCGCGCGAGCGGCATGCCGACCGAGAGCTGCGAGCGGTCCAGGTCGGTGGTGAGGATGGACGGGACATCGGCCAGGTTGTTGCGCGACTCCGCCCGGTTCGCCTGTACGGTGATGCCGCCCACGTCGGCGCTCACGTCCACCTGGTCCTGCAGGCGATCGGCTTGCGTGTAGGCACCGAGGCTGCGGTAGAGCGGATCCACCCGCTCGTGACGGTAGCCGACCGTGACACGCGCGCGCCGGGTATCGGACAGACGCAGATCCCGGAGCGCGTCCACGGAAGCCTCGAGGTACCGGGCCCCGGAGGTCTCCTCCTCCACGCCCACGAGATCGAAGCCCTGGGCCAGCGTGGGATCCTCCGGATTGTCGAACCTGCTGCGCGAGACGCCGGCGTCGAGGCGCAGCCGACGGGACAGCGCCTGGGCGGTCACCCGCAGCGCGAGTCCGCGGCTCTCCTCGGCGTCGTTGACCACACCTTGATTGAAGCCGGCCTGGGGACGGACCGATCCGTTCAATCCGGAGAGCTCCACCCGCAGCGCTCCCGGCGTCGAGAACGCCTCCAGGCCGACCGTGCCGGTGACCAGCCGATGCCCGCCGTCGTCCAGACCGATGAGCCGGTCCCAGCCCACCTCCTGGCTTCCGTTCAGCGCCGCCACGGAGAGATCCACCCGCGAGCCGGGCCGCACCGCCAACGTGGCGCCCCGGCTCGAGAAGCGATTGACGAGGTGACGCTGGTCGCCGGCCGACACGTGTCCGACGGACAGGTCCACGGGGCCATTGGAGGCCTGCAGCAGATAGCTGGACAGATCGAGCCGCGGTGCGTCGTCCCCTCGCTGGTAGAAGCGCAGCGCCTTGTCGCGCTCGCTCGCGCCCACCAGCGCGGTCTGGGATGCCACCTTGAGGGCTCCGCGCACGTGCTCGGTGCTCAGGCGGAACTGCAGGTCCACGTTCTCGACGGCCTCGGGAGGCGCGGCCTCTTCGGGATCGAACCCTTCCGTCATCCGGCGCGCCGTGGCGGCCGTCAGCGAGAGGTCGGAACGGCCGGGCTGGAACCCGAGGGGACCGACGGTCTGGAACGGCTGCCGGTGCACCTCCCGCCAGGTGCCGGACGCGGATTCCACCACGTACACGACGAGCTCATGGGTCCCGCCGGGCAGCAGGATCAACCCACGCTCGTAGGCCATGGACCGCGCACCCGCACGGAAGAGCCCGGTCACGTCCGTCCGATCGATGAAGACGGCGATCCGCTCGGCAGGCCGCAGCAGCGGCCGACTGAACGTCAGCTCGATCGGCGCATCCCGCGCGACGGCGAGTCCGTCCGTCAACGAGCTGGTGACCTGGAGGGAGGCCCCCGCGACCGGGGAAGGGACCTCCTGGGCCTCGATCGCGGAGACGCCGTGCGCGGCGCACACGGCCGTCGCCGCCACCATCGCTCGCAGCCGACGCATGCCTGTCCCGGGGCTCGGGGGCGGCGGAGGAACCGCTCCCCTGCCGGGACGGGTGTCCCATCCGTCTCCCCTTAGCGGATCGGAGGCCGGGAGGGATCAGCGCACCGACCTCAGCGGCGCAGCCCCACCACCCTGCCCTCCAGTCCCCACGTCGGATCGGCCTCGAAGCCCAGGTGCGCGAGCGCGGTGACGGCCACGTCCACCACGTGGACGGGACCCTCCGGCCGACCCGGCTCTACCGACGGCCCGGCCGCCAGGTAGAAGATGGTCCGCTCCTCCGGCGTGTCCCCGCCGTGCCCGCCGGTGGGCAGGCGACCGTGATCGGTGGACACCAGCACCAGCCAGTCCTCGTCGGCCCAGGTGGCGCGCTCGCGCATCGCGTCCAGCAGCCGGGCCACGTGGCGGTCGGCGAGCTCGATGGCCTCCCGGTACTCTCGGCCGATGGCCCCGGTCTCGTGGCTCACCTCGTCCGGATTGCCGAGGTACACGAACAGGGCGTCGGGATCTCCGCTGCGCAGGTGCTCGGCGGCGGCGTCCACGCTCCATTCGTCCGCCTCCGCCCAGCCAATCTCGTAGCCGTCGACGATCTGCCGCTCATCGATGCGGCTCCCGAGCGCCACGCTCCCGTCCTCGGCCAGCGCGAGCGGTGTCCAGTCCACCGCTGCGAAGGTGTTCAGCTCGGGGCGGAGCTGTTCGATGCGGTCGAGGAAGCCGGGATAGGCCTCGTAGTTCTTGCCCCCGAACTCGTTGTCGGTCACGCCGTGCTTGTCCGACCACACGCCGGTCAGCATGGACGACCAGCCGGGCCCGCTCACGGACGGGAAGCCGGTGCGCGCCGAGTCCGTGTAGGCGCCCTGCGCGATGAGGCCATCCAGGGCGGGGGTGGGCACCTCGGCGAGAACGTCGGGGCGGACGCCGTCGATGCCGATGACCAGCACCTTCGGGCGCGTGGCGGCGGGGGACGACTCCGCCCTGCCGGACCCGTCCTCCGCGGGGGGCCCGTCCGGCGGGGGTGCATCGCCGGAGCAGGCGGCCAGCAGCATCAGGATCGGAATCGCGGTCCGTCCACGGGGCGCCGCTGCGCGAAGAGATGCGGAGCAAGCGACGGAAGGGGGCGCAGCATGGGGCATGGGCTTCCTCTGCCGATGCGGCCGGTCTCCAGCGGGCCGGCCGCACGACAGGCTGGCGTCCACAGGGACCCCGCGCAACCGCGGCGCAGCGCCCGTTTCCGGTCCGTGACGGGGCGCCGGTCGGATACCCCCGCCCTGGATCGGTCGCGGGCGAGGTCCGCGCGAGAGCTCGACCTCAGCTGATCCCGACCCGGCCCTTCACCGCATCCAGCAGCGCCTTGGAGTCGTAGCCGATCCCGTCCTTGAAGACGGTCACGACCTGGTTGATGGTGGCCGGGTCTCCCGTCAGGTCGCCTCGGATCAACACCAGGTCAGCGGTCTTGCCCACCTCCACCGAGCCCAGCTCGCCGTCCACGCCCAGGACCGTCGCACCGTTGAGGCTCATGATGCGGACAGTCTCCTCGGGGGTGAAACCGGCCTCGCGCAACAGCTCGAAGTTGCGTTGGTCCCCGTAGCCCGGCAGCGCGCCCCCGTTGCCGGTGGGGTCGACGCCGGCCGCCAGCAGTCCCCCCATCTCCACGAACCTGCGCTCGTACGCCATCGCCTTCTGGAACGCCTCGGGCGAGAACGCGGCGTCCGGTGAGGAGTCGATCTGCTCCCTGGCCTTCAGGTAGTCCGCGCGCACCTCGGGCGCCATGGCTTCCAGGGCCCGCGGATCCTTGGTCGGACGGTTCGGCACGAAGAGCTCGTAGACCGCCAGCGTGGACGTCATGGGCACGTCGTTGTCGATCATGAGCCGGAAGGTGTTCGCCACCTCGGGGCCCTCGATGTCGACGTTGACGGCGTGCTGCATGAACGTCATCGGACACTCGCTCTGCTCCTTGCTCGGATCGTAGTCCGAGTTGGTGAAGAGGCCGTGCTCGATGTTGTCGATGCCCAACCCGACCGCCTCCGTGAAGCTGATGGAGCAGATGTGGCCGGTGACCTTGATGCCCTGCTTGTGGGCCTCGTCGATGGCGGCCTTGAACTGCTCGTAGCCGATGTTGGTGTAGGCCTTGAGCCAGGTGGCGCCCTCTTCGGCCCAGTAGCGGACGAAGCGCCGTGCCTCCTCCGGCGTGTCGATCAGCGTCATGCTGGTGACGCCGTCCCCGCCCGTGATGTACGGCGCCGTGATATGGATGCGCGGACCCGGCCAGTTCCCGCGCTCGATCTCCGCCTTCATGTTGAGCTCGGAGTAGGGCGCGCGGCTGCCGGTGGTGCGCACGGTGGTGATGCCTGTCCCCAGGTAGAGGCGCGGCGCGCTGTACACCAGCGTGGCGCCGCGGCCCCCGGCAGCCGTGTAGTACAGGTGGTTGTGCAGACCCACGAGGCCGGGGATCAAGGTGTGCCCGGAGCCGTCGATGACCCGCGCGCTCTGCGGAACGCGCACCGTACCGGCGTTCCCCATCGCGGAGATCCGGCTCCCGTCGATCAGTACGGTCTGGCCGGGTCGGGCGGGCGCCCCCGTGCCATCGATCACCGTCACGTTGGTGATGGCCACCTGGGGCGCGTCCACGGAGACGTACTCCTGCATGGCCGGCGCGAGCTGACGCTGGGCGGACAGGGGCGCTGCGGCAGCAGCGAGGAGCACGGGAGCGAGAAGGCGCGCGATGCGGCTCATGGTCGGGATCCGGGCTGGAGTGGACCTGGGGGGGCAATGTACGGGCCTGCGCGGATCGCGGCACCATAGGCCCCCGATTGCCGGCCGCGGCTCCCCTCCTCAACGCACCGTGAACGCGCTGTGCATTCCGGCCTCCAGGTGCTCGGAGATGTGGCAGTGCATCATCCAGGCACCGGGGTTGGAGAGCTCCAGCAGGAGATCCACGGTCGCGCCCACCGGGACGAGCACCGTGTCCTTCCAGACGAGGTTGTCCGTCGGCACCCCGTTCACGGAGAGCACCAGGAAGCGCTGCCCGTGGATGTGCAGCGGATGCTGCATCGCGTGGAAGGCGCGCCGCTCGTTGTGCACGCGGATCTTCCGGACCGCGCCGAGCGGCAGCTCCCACGCGATGTCCATACCTTCGCGCCCGGTGGCGGGATCGCGCAGCACCCAACGCACCTCCGCCGAGGTCGCGTTCCAGTTCATCATGGGCATGGTGCCCGACCATTCGACCGGGTGGAAGTAGGCGGAGTCCACACGCATCAGCCGCTCCACCACGAAAGGAAGCCCTTCCTGCTCCATGGTCAGGAGCAGCTCGTGGTCCACGGGCCGATCGAACTCCCCACGGACGCGATCGATGTCCTCCTGCACGAAGAGGTGCTCGCGCAGGGTGGTGAAAGGACCGGCGAGGTCAGGCAGCTTCACGTCGTGACGCACCGTGACAGTGCCCAATCGATCCACCTCGGGAAAGAAGCGTCCGCCGAGGTGATCCATGCCTGTGACCCGGTTCTCGATGGGCAGCTCACCCGCCGCGGGGAAGCGGACGTGGACGATGGCGCGCTCGGCCGGCGCCAGGACGACGCTCTCCGTCCATGCCTCCCGCTCGTAGAGGCCGATGTCCGAGCCCACGATCTTCATCGGCGCGCCGCCGAAGGACAGGTTGAACGTGCGCGTGTTGGACACGTTCGTCAGGAAGAAGCGCACCACCTCCCCCTGCTCCACCTCGATGCGGTACTCGGGCTCCCCGTTCAGCAGGAACAGGTTCCCGAATCGGCCCATGAGGGCGTCGTTCGCCCGCTCGCGCCCGAACGGCACCAGCGCGTCCCCGTTCATGAGGATGTCGTCCAGGACCACCACCTCCTCCCGGTGGACCGGGCCGTAGTAGTCCGCGCGCGCCGGACGCACCATCAGGTTGCCCGCCAGGCCCAGGTCCTTCTGGATGTCCTCGCGGTGATGTGGGTGGTACCAGTAGATGCCGGCATCCGGCACGTGCACGGTGTACGTGAAGGACCCGCCCGGCGCGACGGGCTCCTGCGTCAAGTGCGGCACCCCATCGGAGGCGTTGTCGATCCGGATGCCGTGCCAGTGCACGGTGGTGGGCCAGTCGATCCGGTTCGTGAAGCGGACCGTGATGGTCGCGGCCTCGTGCACCTGGATGAGCGGGCCCGGGATCTGGCCGTTGAACCCGTAGACGATGTGCGTTCCGCCGCGCAGGCGACGCCGCACATAGGTGGCCTCCAGCGCCAGCGTGTCCCCGTCCGCGAGCTCCACCAGCTCGCGCGGGCGCACCCACGGGATCGATTCGGGATCGGCCGCGCCGGGCAGCCAGGGCGCCGCCTCCGGCGCCTCCAGCTCCATCAGCGCGGGCAACATGGTGATGCCCTCCGGCATGGGCGGACGGAGCCACCCGTCCCCGCCGTGGACGTGGTGCATGCCTCCCATGCCCCCGCCGGGATCCGCACCGACGTCGATACCGCCGGCCCCCACGAGGTATTCCATCATGTCGGCGGGATACATCCGGGTCGACGGCGATTGGCCGCGGAGCACGAGGCGGCCACTGCGCTCCACGACATCGGGCGCAACCTCGGCGCTCACGAGCAGGACGAACTTGTCCAGCGCGATCCGTCCCAGCTCGACCACCCCGTTGCGGACCTCCTGCAGCCGGGTCTCCGGGTAGAACGTGGGGGTGGTCAGCCAGGCCACGTACGTGGTGTAGGGTCGACCGGCATCGTCGGTGCCGAGCTCGCCGGGATCGGGGAGCCCTCGCACGGTGAGGGTCGCGTCATAGCGGACGTTGCCGTCGGCGGTGACCGCCACAGTGAAGGGAGACGCCGCGAAGCGCAGGTCCACGCGCGCCTCGACGTCACGCCCCAGGCCCAATGGTGCCGTGAGCACCATGCAGTAGAGGTCGGTGGACGCCGTGCGGGGTCCGGCCGAGGCGCGGGTGCAGGGATCGGGCGTCGAGCCGGTCGGGGATTGGGCCCGGACCCCCTCCGCCCCGCCCGCCAGGAGGATGGCGAGCGAGAGCACACGGACGGAGGCGGGAGCGCGGATCATGATCGAAGATAGGCGCGGGCCGGGCCGATCCGCGAACGAGAGGGCGTCACTCCCAGCGGGTGGGGCCGACCGGCTCTCTCGATTCATCGACTGGCTCCAGTCACCGAGCGGCTCCAGTCACCGACCGGCTCCAGTCACCGACCGGCTCTCTCCATTGACCGAACGGCTCCAGTGACCGAGCGGCTCCCT contains the following coding sequences:
- a CDS encoding ECF-type sigma factor produces the protein MAASSPPPEEITRLLESASSGDGEAFDRVFRVVYDELRGLARLVRRGRASETLNTTALVHEAYLRLLPSQGLAWQGRSHFMGVAARAMRQVLVRAAERRSAIKRGGGDEPVSLVESQHQRLGGDVGQVEPERILVLDAALSRLEALSPRQARVVECRFFAGLSVEETAQALSVSEPTVKRDWSAARAWLAREMAHG
- a CDS encoding amidohydrolase family protein — translated: MSRIARLLAPVLLAAAAAPLSAQRQLAPAMQEYVSVDAPQVAITNVTVIDGTGAPARPGQTVLIDGSRISAMGNAGTVRVPQSARVIDGSGHTLIPGLVGLHNHLYYTAAGGRGATLVYSAPRLYLGTGITTVRTTGSRAPYSELNMKAEIERGNWPGPRIHITAPYITGGDGVTSMTLIDTPEEARRFVRYWAEEGATWLKAYTNIGYEQFKAAIDEAHKQGIKVTGHICSISFTEAVGLGIDNIEHGLFTNSDYDPSKEQSECPMTFMQHAVNVDIEGPEVANTFRLMIDNDVPMTSTLAVYELFVPNRPTKDPRALEAMAPEVRADYLKAREQIDSSPDAAFSPEAFQKAMAYERRFVEMGGLLAAGVDPTGNGGALPGYGDQRNFELLREAGFTPEETVRIMSLNGATVLGVDGELGSVEVGKTADLVLIRGDLTGDPATINQVVTVFKDGIGYDSKALLDAVKGRVGIS
- a CDS encoding YhbY family RNA-binding protein — its product is MSDTRLTSKERARLRAQAHDLEPVQHVGAGGLTPAVLRSLREAFHTRELLKLKVLESAPASAWDTADAIVAEIDGAQVVQTIGRTVVLYRPLPDDPEEAAR
- a CDS encoding serine/threonine-protein kinase, with amino-acid sequence MDAARWQQIQDVFLDALELSPAERAPFLDGACGADAELRREVESLLDAGATADPLLDATLDDLVLLVEEDPARGPSAPERAGPYAVLEELGRGGMGIVYRARRADGQYEREVALKIVHVAGDSVEVARRFRQERQILASLEHPSIARLYDAGATADGRPFLAMELVRGEPIHHHADRLRMSVDARLRLFEQVVAAVDFAHRKLVIHRDLKPSNVLVSEQGEVKLLDFGIAKLLEADSTETTRDEPVTRADQRLLTPEYASPEQQRGEPLSTASDVYSLGIMLHQLLVGTRPTGPGLPAPSTVQDTASAADVRGTTAARLRRQLKGELDTIVLKALRPEPDARYPSAAALLDDLVRYRTGLPLSARPPSWAYRARKFVGRNRLAVAAATAATLGLLGGLTAAVHQARIARQERDLAQSVSGFLVNLFSSANPLQASPERLDTLRINAFLARAVDRLDTDLGSQPELRARMQLLLGSVHEGLGLYEPAQSLLTAALEGYRTLEGDDGAEVAAALGELGKALHSAGRFGEAEQRYREALERTRERLGERSPELARLRTQYAGLLLSQDRLPQAESVLVSALDVRRDLLAERSIPMASDLNLLAALQYRQGRVEESVGTMVQAHDMMRDLVGANHATTAVFAQNLGLVLYRLERNEEAEPLLREAITGMRAALGPDHPNVGPALKTLANVVNALGRWDEADSLFVEALAFSRRVMGPVHPDVSTTLHDHGGNLMQRGELERALPLLEEAVRVEADLGDVGAGLGITMGTLAEARRRTGDAQAVATYLEALEILEGAFPPGHPRILVARNGWALAVADAGRREEAETVLLDNYDGAVQIPDGGQAARLTARALADFYESVGDTEEAERWSALAELPDA
- a CDS encoding alkaline phosphatase family protein, with the protein product MLLAACSGDAPPPDGPPAEDGSGRAESSPAATRPKVLVIGIDGVRPDVLAEVPTPALDGLIAQGAYTDSARTGFPSVSGPGWSSMLTGVWSDKHGVTDNEFGGKNYEAYPGFLDRIEQLRPELNTFAAVDWTPLALAEDGSVALGSRIDERQIVDGYEIGWAEADEWSVDAAAEHLRSGDPDALFVYLGNPDEVSHETGAIGREYREAIELADRHVARLLDAMRERATWADEDWLVLVSTDHGRLPTGGHGGDTPEERTIFYLAAGPSVEPGRPEGPVHVVDVAVTALAHLGFEADPTWGLEGRVVGLRR